The Deltaproteobacteria bacterium genome contains the following window.
CGCGTACCGCGCGCCGTTTGTACCCCGGCGATGCCCGCTCGGGCAAGCGGCCGAGCCCCGCGGTGCGCGATACTGCGGCCATGCTCGGGAAGGCTCCCGGCGCGGTGCCGTGCGCGCACTGCGCCACCGCGCTCGCACGCGCGGATTGTCCGGTGTGCCGCCGCGCCGTATGCGATCGCTGCGCGCACGACTGGGCGACCTGCTCGCTGCCGCACGGCGTCGAGCTGCGGCTCGGGCTCGGCCGGCGGCTGCGCGCGATCGACGCCAGCGGCACGTTCGGCGTCGTGACGCGGTGGACGCGGACCTACGCGTGGCTCGACCTGCGCGCCGCCCGCTGGCTTCGCGGCGCGACCGGCGTGCAGCGGCCGTTCGCCCCCGTGGGGGCCTGCTACCCGGCGCTGCTGTCCGACGGGCGCATCGTATACCCGAGCTTCATCGCGTACGGCGACAGCTACCGCTACGACGGACTGCGCGTGTCGGCGCTCGCCGGCGGACCGCCGCAGCCGCTGCCGTCGCACGCGCCGCCCAGATGGCTCGAGATCGACTGGACCGAGCGGTTCGTGTGGGGACCGTGCGAGGACGAGACGATCGACCTCGTCGACCTCGAGCGCGGCGACGGGTGGACGCTGCGCCCGGTCGACCGCACGGTCGTCCAGGCGGCCGCGGTCGACGGCGTCCGCCGCGTCCTCGCGACCGGCGTGTACGGCGCCGTCCACCTGCACCGGCTCGGGAGCGATGGCGATCTCGAGCGCATCGACCGACTCGCGCTGCCCGACAGCGACGTCGCATGGCTCGGCCTGTCGCCGCGCCGGCTCGCGGTGGTCGCCATCCGCGGCTCGCGGTCTCGATTGGTGGTGCACGCCCTGGGCGACGAGGGTATCCGCGGGCCGGTGTACGAGGATCCGCCGGCCCGGCGCCCCGGGACCTCGCCGATCGTGCGCGCCTACGGCGGCCGGCAGTCCATCGTCGCCGCGATGGACCCGACCGGGCGATTCGTCGCCGTGGTCGACCGCAAACGCCGCGACGTCCACGTCCACGGCGTCGACACCGGCACGGTCCAGCGCCTCGGCGAGCACACCGACCGCATTCACTTCGTGCGGTTCGCCGCCGGCGGTCGCCAGCTCGTGAGCGCCGACACGGACAACCGCGTGCTGATCCGGCCGCTCGCGGGCGACGCGTTCGTCGACGCCACCCGGCGCCTGCCGATCGCCGACTGACCGCGCGGTCACGCGGCGCGCGACGCGAACCAGTACACGCCGAGCGCCAGCGCGACGGCCGAGCCCACGCCGGCGACGGGCCAGCCGCGCCGGCGCGCCCACGCGAGCGCCGGATAGCTCGCGGCGATCAGCGCGAGCTGCCCGAGTTCGACCCCGCCGTTGAACGCGACGAGCGGCACGACGACCCGATCGGGCGCCGGAAATGCCGCGGCGAAGCCGAAGCCGTGGACGAGACCGAACAGCGCCGCGATGGCGGCGCGGTAGCGAGCGGGCCGCGCCGCGCCGGCCACGAGCCCGAACCCACCGGCGACGACCAGCGCGATGCCCGCGAGCGCGAGCCGCGGCACGTGGGTCGGGCCGGCGACCGCCACCGTGGCGATCGCCGCGACGGTCGCGCCGGGCAGCCACGGATCGCGCCGGCCGCCGTCGAGCCACAGGTTCTCGACGGCCACGACGGCGATCGACAGGCCGATGAGCGCCTCGATCGCGGCGGCCGGAGGCGCGACCGCCCCCGTCGCGGCGAGCGCGAGGGTGGCGCTGTGACCGAGCGTGAACCCGGTGGCGGCGACCGCGACGTCGCGCGCCGACGCGGCCGCGACCACCAGCGCGAACAAGAACACGAGGTGGTCGAACCCGGACAGGATGTGGTGGACGCCGAGGGCGACGTAGCGGGCCGGCCGCGCGACGGAACGCGCTCCGGCCCGCCGGTCGGCGAGCGCGACCGTGCGGTGGGTGTCGGTCACGAGGTGCTCCTCGCCGCCGGCGGACGCGAAGTGGACGTGGCCGGCGATCAGATCGAACAACAGGTCGACGCGGGCTTCGCGCGGCCGCGACGCGCACGCGACGCGCCACTCGAACGACCGCCAGCCGACGTCGGCGCGCAGCTCGACGAACGACTCCGGCACGGGCGCGCAGCCGTCCACCGCGACCGCGGCGGGCACGTAGCGGTCCGGCGACAGTCCGGCCGCGGCGATCGCGGTGGCGTCGACCGCGCGCACGCGCACGCGGATCGCGGCGCCGTCCGCGTCGACGTCGATGCGCGAGTAGGACACCGACCGGCCGTGTGCGCGCGCATCCCGCGGCGCCGCGATCGCGGCCGCGGCGCACAGCGCGAGCGCGTGCCCCCTCGCCGTCACGGCAGCTGCACCTGCACGCCGGCGCGCGCCCGCGCGCGGTCGAGAAACGCGCGCAGCGCGCGCTCGCCGGCGCGGCGGCGGTACGCGGCGGCGACCTCGTCCGCGATGTCGGCGTACGGCGGGATGTCGCGCTCGCGCCGGTCCACGACCGTGAGTTCGTGCCAGCCGAGCGCCGACCGCACCCGCGCCGTCGTCGCCCCGACCGGCGCGGCGGCCGCCGCGCGCGCCGCCGTCGGACCGAGCAGGTCGGCGAGCCGCGACAGCGGAATCGGTGCGTCCGGAACGGGGACCGGCGGCGGCGACGGCTGCGCGGCGTCGGCCGCGCGGAAGAACCGCTGGCGCACGTGGATGAGCGGCGGCCGCGCGAACTCGTCCCGGTGATCGGCGTAGAACGCGCGCAGGTCGGCCTCCGACGGGGGCGCGGCCTCGGCGCGGGCGGTGACCAGGTCGATCACCGCGGCGCCGAGGTCGGCGCGCACGCGCGGGTCGCGCTCCGCCAGGCCGAGTTCGAGGCCGCGCTGGACGAGCAGCTCCTCGTCGATCAGCCGGTCGAGCACCTTCCGCCGCACGCCGTCG
Protein-coding sequences here:
- a CDS encoding peptidyl-prolyl cis-trans isomerase; the protein is MARDPVPGGRAGVRGRVRRSGRVGGHVLLRARDPGADAGGQRGRPALRPGRVRAVLRRLAHAGGRRLPDRQRGAGVVVADPGAARGFAGAGRAGGRAAVTRVGAARAWSVAGVVAGLALAAAGLAGAPVRGGVPDGAVAVVGGTPILRSDYDRALAAVAGARRDVDDGVRRKVLDRLIDEELLVQRGLELGLAERDPRVRADLGAAVIDLVTARAEAAPPSEADLRAFYADHRDEFARPPLIHVRQRFFRAADAAQPSPPPVPVPDAPIPLSRLADLLGPTAARAAAAAPVGATTARVRSALGWHELTVVDRRERDIPPYADIADEVAAAYRRRAGERALRAFLDRARARAGVQVQLP